In the genome of Microcoleus vaginatus PCC 9802, the window TTGCAGCAGTTATTCAGTACAAATACTTGGCGGAGTTGGCGGACTTTTGGAATGTCTGGGGGGATGATTCCTTGGAATGACGGACATGGTTGGGAAGTTTCCGAAGCTGGTCGAAAGAAAGTGGATATTGGGGCATTTCAACCGGGTCGCCGGGGAGTTTATTTGAAGCAAGTCTCGAATAATCTTTTGAATTATTTGCAGCCCGAAGCTTACACTGTTCATCCTGGGGGCGAGGCAATTATGAATAATAATAGCTCGACTTTGGCTTGGATTGCTGGTGCTAGCCCGGTTTTTACTGCGAAGGATCACAATTTGTTTGTGGGCGCAAAACTGGCAAAGCAAGTAGTGTTAATTAACGATACGCGGGCGGCGCAAGAATTTTCGTTTAAGTGGCGGGTTTTGGTGGGGGGTAAAGAAGTTAAAAAAGGCGAGCAAAAAGGGAGGATTGAGTCGGCAGGAACGCTGTTTTTCCCAATAGATGTAAATTTGCCAAATACCATTTCTAGCAAGGCTGACGGCGAAATTCGCTTGACTGCACGGGTGGGCGAGCGATCGCATTCTGATACATTTGCTTTCCGGGTTTTTCCCAAGCAAGCCAAAAGCAAGGATACGCTGACAATCTTCGATCCAGCGGGCAAAACATCGGCAATGTTAAAACAGTTAGGTCATCCGCTTTTACCGTGGAATGGTTCGCAAGTTTCATCGCTATTAATTATCGGTAGGGAAGCGTTTTCGAGTGGAGAAAAATTGCCGGGAAGTTTAGAAAATTTTGTCCGAAACGGCGGCAAAGCAATTGTGTTTCCTCAACGCAGAGAATGGCTGAAAAATACGGGTTTCCGGGTTGCTGCCCACGTCAGCCGTCGCGCTTATTCAGTTGACAGCAACCACCCGGCAATTAGCGGTTTAGACAGTGAAGATTTGCGGGATTGGGTGGGGGAAAGCACGCTGGTTGAAGCTTATCCAGATACGAGCAAAACTGGCCCTAATTTGAGTCCGGCAAATAAACCTTGGTACGGCTGGCGTTGGGGAAATCGTGGCGGTGTCAGTAGCGCTTCAATTGAGAAGCCGCACCGCAGCGGTTGGCGCCCAATTTTGGAATCAGAGTTTGATTTAGCTTATTCGCCGCTGATGGAATTGGATTACGGAAAAGGGCGGCTGATTTTAAACGAGTTGGATTTGGAAGACCATTATTCTGTAGATGCTGGGGCGGCGCAGTTAGTGCAACAAATTGTGAGTTACGGGATGAATTCTCCGGTGGTTGGAAAGCCGGAGAAAGTGGTTTTAATTGGGGGAGATGGGGATGCCCAAAAGTTGGACAGTTTGGGGGTAATTTATCAGCGCGCTAGTTCGCTTTCTAATGATTTTGGTTTGGTCATTGTGGGGAAAGAAGCGAATCTGAAAGATGCAGATTTGCGCGGTTATTTGAATGCTGGCGGGAAGGCGTTTTTCTTGCCGCGTCAAGTGCCTGTTGCGGGTTTGGGTGTGGGTTTGCAGCAAGCGCAGGATTTTGGGGGTTCGCTGGCGGTTCCGAGTTGGGATGAGGTGAAGGGGGTTAGCGCCTCAGATTTGCGATCGCGCTCTTTTTATGATACTTGGTTGATTAAGTCTGGGGGAGAAATTGGTGCTGACGGTTTGTTAAGTCGGGTAAAAGTTGGCAAGGGTGTGGCGATTTTTTCTCAGATTGAACCGGACAGTTTGAATGCTGATACTAAGACTTATTTGCGTTTTACTCGCTGGCGGCAAACCCGGGCAAATGCTCAGATTTTGGCTAATTTAGGGGCGAGTTTTAAAGCGGATGGATCTGTGTTTAACGGTTCGAGTCGGGAGTTTTATCACTGGGATTACAAGACGGATTTTGAGAATGGGGACGATCCTTATCGGTATTATCGATGGTAGGTGTTTTTAAGCGCCGATTAACGCGGATGTTATGGAGGATATTACAGGTCAAAGTGACGGCGGAAGCGCGGGTCTAGTTTGTCGGTTTTCTTTTGGTTGCAGGTGCCGCAGAGGGTTTGCAAGTTGCTGATGTCGTTGCTGCCGCCGCGCGCTAGGGGGATGATATGATCGATCGTCAGTTGGGTTTCTAGTTTGGTTTGGCCGCAGCTTTGGCATTGGTATTTATTGCGCTCGAATACATATTTTCTCACTTCTGGGGGAATGGGAATTCTAGGGGTTTTGCTCATGAATTGTTCGGTTGATTTTCATGGTTTAGTAGTTGGCGGCGCAAATCATCAAGGGGTGATTCTGGTTGGGGAGTTTCTGATTCGTTCTTTTCTGGTGTTTGTTCGGCTTCTGGTTCCTCTGGGCAAAATTCTACGCATATTTTAACTCGAATTTTTCCTTTTTGCCATCCTTGAGAACCAAACCTAAGAACTTTACCTGCTATACCTTCATTAAATAGCACATCTTTTATCTGTTGTACTAGGCTAATAGAGTTTTTGAGATAAGTTTGAAATTGACCACTACTAATAATTGGGTACTTAAAATAGGAGTTGACTCCTAAATCTTTATTGACACTTTCCCAGTCGTTTACCAACCACAAAACTTCTTCATCATCTAACTCAATAAATCTTTCTTCTGTGTCATCCTTATTCATAATTCAACCTAGGTTCCGAGTAATCATTGACTTGTGGAAGTAAAGATAGACTCGCGTCTAACTGATTTTTCACTTAATGCAAACATTATGTAGGGTGCGCAATGCGCACCCTACTCAAGATAATGTATCGGGAACCCAAAAATCAGGTGTTTTAATTTCTGGATGTTTTTGTAATAACTTATTCACTTTTTGACGAATTTCTAAAATATCGGGAATTTGTATTTCATGTTTACTCAAATTTTCTTTGGATAAGTTTGAGCCACTTTGAGAATCTTTAGCAAATACCTGACAGGCGTGAGAAACTTCAGCTAGGGATAAGCCGCAGTAATCAAAAATAGCGCTGACTATCTTCTGAGGATCTGCCACTAAATTTTCATAACGAATTGTACAGGTGGAAATTCCTTGCTGCTGAAGAAACCTGTAGCGTTGCATGACAGATAACCATGCTGTTGTATATACATCAATGGCGGTAGAGTCAGTGAAATCTATATCACTGGCATACTCCTTAAGTAAAGGGATAAATCGACTATATAAGTCTATGTTCTGTGCAATTGTCGGAAGCATGGTACTCATATAGACAAAAGCACTGATAGATGATTGAACGACAGCTTCTGCATTTCGATATAAGAAAATCACTTTAGAATCAGGAAAAGCCTGATATATTAAGTCTCCTAGTTCAATGCAAAAACTCCGTAGCTTAAGTACACAGCACGATTGTTTTCCTTTTAAAGCAGGTTTACTCAAAAGATAAATACAAATTTTTAGTAATTGGGCTATTTCAGTATCATTACTGCCGTCGGGATTTCGTAGACCTACTATCTGAGAAAAAACATCAGGTTCTGATAAACTGAGGACTGTTTCAATTTGATTAAACACTTTACTGAGCAAGGTAGAGCCACAGCGTCCGACGGAATAAATCATTATCATTTTTTCGATCGGCTCTTCTATAGCTGTCATCAGTTGAGGTAAATCTTCTAGAGGAACAGCAATTAATCGCTGGGCATATTCATACTGGGCTTGGTAAAAAAAAGGTGCATTGGAAAGCTGGATATCTAACGGGGTTTCAACAAAAATCGCTTGTTGGTTTTGAGGATCGAGGCAATATAAACTGATGTTAGGACTTTCAATAATAATTTGGGGGTTAATATTTTCTCCTTCTATATAGTCAAAATTTTGCAGCTTAACTATAGAGAGAGGGTCGGGTCGTTGCTTGCTTTGAATGTAAAGAACTTTAGCACTCATTTGAATTTCCTCTAATCAATCACATCGTCAAGAATTTGGTTGAGATTATCTGCCGAAATTATCACAGCCGGACGCAGTTTAAACTGTGTTAGCTGAGTAGAAGGCATTGGCACTTGAGCCAACACTACATCACGGCGCCGTAAGTTCATCGGCAAATAGTTCGTCATAAATGTCATTTTCCGCACTCAGCCAATCTTGATAAGCTTGGGATACAAGCATCGGTTGAACAGATTCTTTCCCACTTTTCAAGAATAGGGCTATGTTCAAAAGTGTTGCTAACTTATCCTCTGGAAGTTGTTCGATTATTGTTAAAAGTTTTTGGCGAATGTTCATAGGATTAAAGTCGCTCTTTGTTGGCTATTATAGCACAATAAACAGAATAAAGAGGCCTGCGAATTTTCTTAGCCAAAATTGCAATCATTCACCATCCACCGAAACGCTATCATTTTGTCCAATTACAGGCAATAGATGCTCGTGCAACTTCATCGCCTGCAAACAACTATTAATCCCAGAAACCGCCCGATCGTACTCTTGAATCTTCTGCTCATTCTCAGCTTGCAGCCGCTGGTTGCGGGCAATCTTTTCCTCCGCCTCCTGTGCCAAAGTTTGCTCCAAATAATCGCGGGCTTGACTGTATTTCTGCAAAATATCATCAGCTTGCTTTTGGGCCAGCGGCAACAAATGCTCTTTCAGCGTTTGGTTGACAGTTTGGCGGAAAGTTTGCCGAATAGTTCTAGATACTTTCGGCTCAAAATCCAGCCGCAATAATTGCCGAATTGCCGGTTGGGCGTCCACCATGTTTTCGCAGTCGTAACCTTGAGAAGTTTGCTGCAATGTTTCCCGGAATTGATAAATCGAAAATGTGCCTTCGTCGTAAAAACGGGGACTTTCTCGCACGTAGCGATCGCACTCAACGCCCGCCGCATTTACCAAAGCATCAGAAACCCGCTTTGATAAATCCTCTAACTGCTGTTCAATTCCCCCGTCGTTCCCCAACAACCGATAAAGTAATCGATAGTATTCAGACTTGCGAACGCTATCTTTCAAATACTGGAAATAATTATCAACCAGTGACTTAGTAGCCTCTACTAAAATATCTTCCAACTGATTGGCTAAATAATAAAGTGCTTCAACTAAAACAGCAATTAAAGGTGCTGTGGCATTGCGGGGATGATTCCGCAAAGTGCGTCCGTAAGCCGCCTCAACAGAAAATCCATCTAACAATTCATCCAAGCGCCGGATCATCCGAGATTGCAATTGCCGAAAGTCTATATCGAAAATATCGCATCTGTTCATAATCATGTCATTGACTTCTTCGGCGATATGCTCCCGAAATTCCTCCCCAACTTGCTGCAATTCTTGATTTAGTCGCAAAAGTTCCTGTGCTTTCATTGCTTCAATTTCGCGGGGCTGGCTGTCCAAATTCCGCTGAATTGTTTGGTAATGTTTCCGCAGTTGAATGCACAAGTCTTCTAAGTCGTCAGCTAAATTTTTGAACAGTTGCGGGCGTTTTTCTTCGGTGAGGTACCGGGTGATGGCTGTGCGAAAATCTTCTATCCCGCTATCTTGAATTAATTGACCAATTAATGGTTGTCCTTGCTCTGCAAGAATCCGCACGTAGTTTTCATTTGGTGTTTCGTAGCTGTTAACTGAAATGCGAAATCGGCTCGGAGATAGCTTGCCGGAATTCGCACAGTAGCGATTAAATTCACTAACAAATTGCGGAGTTTCTTCACTATTACCGAGCAATTCTGAATCTAATTTATCATCTCCAGAAACTCGCCCTTGACTACTGGCAAAGATTGTATTTAAACCAAAGCGATCGCGCCCTGTTGTCCCTCGAATCAAACTCCCGTAAAATCCCAACAATCCGCTAGTTTTGTAAACTCTCGCAGTATCGCGAAAGTCGGAATTAATCAAATTTTCTAAGCGCTGTCGCAGTTGCGTGTTGTACCAAGTTTCGTCGATGCGGTTGAAAATGTAAAAAAGTCGATCGCGAATTCCCGGATTTCCCCGTGTCTTTTCCATCAACTCGGTTTCTTCCATCGTCATTTCCCCAGACGAAGCCGCTTTCAAAACGCAGACAACCGCCGAAGTATCCGGGCTTTCAATCTTATCATAAGTCAATTCTGCATCCCGCTGCACCGGCGCATCAATTCCCGGCGTATCGATAATAATATTGCCATCTTGTAGCAAGGGATGATAACAGTAATATTCAACTCGCTTGAGTACAGCACTGTTGCTACCGCGACGGGCATAACTAGCAGCTTCCTTGAGATTGGAAAAGTTAAACTGTTCCATCGAGTAGGTAGCGTTTTCGAGAGTTTGGATGCGATCGCGATTTGCCTCAAAACCTTCTAACAGCAGCATCAAAGCCTTAGCTTTTTTGGCTAGCTCGGATTTATTTTCGCCACCTTCCGTTTCAATAATTATGTTACATCCCTGAGACAACAGCGACACTACATCTGTTTGATTAATATTAAGTTCAGTAGTTAAACCTAACTGATGGCAAAGCACAGAAGCTTGCTGGCGAATTTCAAACTCGCTCAAAAAAGTTAGAACAACGCGCTCTTTTTCCGGCTCAGCAAAGGCGATATAACATTCCGTACCTGTCGCGTGTCCTTCCGCACTGTAGAGCAATTCCCGCTCCAGCAAAGCATTAATTAACATAGATTTTCCCGCACTGAAAGCGCCAGCAAACACAATTTCAAACTCAGGAGAAATTGCCTTTTTCAGAGAAGCTTGTACCGCCGTGATATCTTGTTGTCGCAAAGACGATTCCTGACGCAGCAGTTGCACTAAAGAATCAACTTGCTCTTGCAGACTGGTGCATTGACGGGGCATTTGAGTCATGGCGGCAGACTGCTCCTGATTGTGGGAAAATTACCTTATTGTTAATTCTCTGCTAGTTCAGGGATAATCACAACAGTAATTTTACTTATGTGAGCGACGATTGCTGAAAGTGCGATCGGCTATTCTGGCGACAAATCCTATCGTTTACGGTTGTTTCGGAATTATTAAACCGCAGAGGCCGCAGAGGGCGCTGAGTTAGAGAATAGAGAGAGGAATAATTGGTATACCCACGGACTTGATATCATCTATTTACAGCCAAGTGGCGAAATCTGATATGTCAGTAAAATTCAGCCAAGCATCTCCTAATTTTTCGTACACGATTAGTAGTAAGGCACGCATTATTGCGCCCCTACAAAATTAAACTGGCGCATTGCGTACTCTACATTAAACCGATAAATCCTGACGCGGTTTAAAAGACTCAACTTGCCGCAACTTTTCGTATAATTCCCGTTCCTCCTCACTAATTTCTTTGGGAATTAACACCTGAATTTCTACCAATTGATCGCCCCGATCGCCATTTCCCGTCGGATAGCCCTTGTTAGCCAACCGCAACCGCTTTCCAGACGTTACTCCCGGTGGCAATTTCATCTTTACCAAGCCATCCAGCGTCGGTACTTCCACATCTCCACCCAACACCGCTTCGCTGGGAGTCAGAGGCAATTCGCAGCAAACATCCGACATTTCCAATCGAAAAAATTGATGGGGAGAAACCGTGATTTTCAAATATAAATCTCCGCCACCAATACCTTGATTTCGCAAGCGAATCCGCTGGCCTGATACCATAGCAGGAGGCAGATTTACCTCGATCGCTCGCCCATCTTCCAGACGAATTCGCTCGGTACCGCCCGAATAAGCCCTTTCCAAAGGCAGAGTTAGCCTGGCCTCAATGTCTCTTCTCGTTTCGCGATCGACTGTTTCCCTAATTTCCCGTCGCATTTCGCGATCGGCTATATCCCTTCTGATTTCGCGATCGACTATCTCCCGTCGCATTTCTCGATCGACTGTTTCTCGTCGCATTTCGCGATCGTCGAAATCCCGTCGCATTTCGCGATCGACTGTTTCTCGTCGCATTTCGCGATCGTCAAAATCCCTTCTAGGTGGGCGAGAATTAGCAACATAACTCGTTTTCTTAGAAGCCGTACTCCACGGTTCAGAGGAGGCTACTCCCGGTGCATCATTCGCTGTCGCCATCCTCACTTCCCGGCGTCTTCCGAGCACTTGGTCGAGAAATTTATTAAAATCCGAGTAATCGCTAAAATCGACATCTTCGGCCGGTTTTTTGCGGGTAGTTTTACTGTTTCCCCAAGTTTTGAAATTGGGAAGTCGTACCCCTTGCTTTCCTTGAAATCCCTTTTGTTTCCAGAATTTACTAAACTGATCGTATTGAGCTCGCTTGTCAATATCGGAAAGAATATCGTAAGCTTCATTAATATCCTTAAACCTATCTTCAGCAGATTTATCACCTGGATTTACGTCAGGGTGCAACTGTCTGGCTAGCCGTCGATAGGCTTTTTTTATCTCATCAGCCGTGGCATCTTTGGGTACTCCCAAAATTAGATAGTAATTACGAAAATTCTGCATAGTTGGAGAAGGAAGAAGGAAGAAGGAAGAAGGATGAAGGAAGAAGGAAGAAGGATGAGGGATGAGGGATGAAGGAAGAAGGATGAGGGATGAAGGAGGAGGGATGAGGGATGAAGGATGATGTTTTATCCTTCTAGTTTGTTGATTGTACTGACAATTAATCGGGTGAGTTCATCTGCTTCTTTGATAACTGGTGAGATTTTTTCTGGTGCGGCTAACCTACTCTTTCAGAAATCACTAGATGAGTATCCAGTTCTCGGAGCGAACCGAGAGCTATTCGCAAATATCGAATATACTCTTGTCTCGTAACACGCCCATATCCCTCCGCAAGGTTAGCTGGTACTGATACAGATGCACGGCGAATTTGACTGGTAATACCATAAATTTCCGACGCATGAAAAGATTTAGTTAATTCGTAGCAAACTTGACAAAGATAAATACCCCGCTGCCAGATGTATTGTTCTCTATGGGTCATACAACATAATTTTCTCCTTACTTATCCTAGTAATCTTTATCTACTTCAAAGAAGTCTAGTGTAGGAGAGGAGAAAGAAAAAAGCTGAGAAGAATTAGGAAAAGAGCTGTCACAAATTCTCTGCTGAAAATCCGTTATTTTCCTTCTTCCTTCTTGCCTCTTCCTTCTTCCTTCTTCCTTCAATTACAGCCAATCGTCGTCATCATCCCAATCGTCGCTTTGATTTTGATAAGGGCGACTCGGGCGATTAGCACTGCTTCTACGATCGCCCATACGATCGCCCATACGATCGCCCATACGATCGCCCATGCGATCGCCCATGCGATCGTTCATACGATCGCCGGTGCGATCGTATGGGCGATCGGGAATTGGATCGACAGTCGATCGCCTGTACGGCTTAGCATTGGTATAATAGCTGCTGTCATCGCTGCGCCGCTTCGTACCGTCGCCCGTAAAAGTCCGCTTCACAGACTCAAAGAAATCGTCATCATCGTCATCCATCGCAAACGCGGAAACTTCTCGGCTCAAATCGTAAAGAGCATCCTGCAAATCCGAACCAACTTGGTCAACTCCCCGCTCATCGTTGCGTTCCAAACTGTCTCGCAATTCCCGAATTAAAGTTTCAATTCGCTGGCGACTTCTTTGAGCAAACTGCATTCCGCGATCGAGCGCAACTTCTCGCAACTGCCGCTCGGCTTGATAAGCTAAAGCTTCAGCGCGATTGCGTTTTTCCACCTTTTCCCGCTGCAACTTATCAGCTTGAGCAAACTGTTCCGCATCGCGAATCATTTGATTCACTTCCTGCTGAGTCAGCGTCGAAGCACCTTGCACAGTAATGCTTTGTTCCCTGCCAGTAGTTTTGTCCAAAGCAGTCACCAACAGCATCCCGTTAGCATCAATATCAAAAGCTACTTGCACCTGCGGAATCCCTCGCGGTGCCGGCGGAATTCCAGTTAGTTTAAACCGTCCCAAAGACTTATTATCTCGGCCTAATTCCCGTTCCCCTTGGATCACGTGAATTTCTACCACAGTTTGGTTGTTTTCAGCAGTCGAAAAAATGTCCGATCGCCTGACGGGAATAGTAGTATTGCGAGGAATCAATTTTTTCATCACCCCGCCGATAGTTTCCAAACCCAGCGACAGCGGCGTCACATCCAACAGCAGCACATCGCGGACATCGCCACCCAAAATACCCGCTTGAATTGCCGCACCCACCGCCACAACTTCATCGGGATTCACATTTTGATTCGGTTCTCGATCGATCAAACTGCGAACCACTTCCTGCACCAAAGGAATGCGAGTCGAACCGCCGACCAACACAACTTCATCAATGCGAGAAGGACTCAAACTTGCATCAGCCAAAGCTTGTTTGACTGGCCGCCGCAACCGCTGCACCAAATCTGTACACAGCCCCTCAAATTGACCGCGAGTCAGCCGCGTTTCCAGATGCAAAGGCCCATCTTCATTCGCATCGATAAACGGCAAATTAATCTCCGTGACACCGACTCCCGACAGTTCAATCTTGGCTTTTTCGGCCGCTTCGATCAAGCGCTGCAAAGCTTGGCGGTTGCGACGCAAATCAATTCCTTCTTTTTCTAAGAATTGTTCTGCCAACCAGTCAACAATTTTGGAGTCAAAATCATTGCCACCCAATTGAGTGTCACCGCTAGTTGCTTTAACTTCAAATACTCCGTCTCCCACGTCTAAGATAGAGACATCAAAAGTACCGCCGCCCAAATCAAACACTAAAATAGTTTGACTTTCTCGCCTCTCCAAACCGTAAGCCAAAGAAGCCGCCGTCGGCTCATTTAAAATCCGCTTGACATCAAGTCCGGCAATTCGTCCCGCATCGCGCGTCGCCTGTCGCTGCGAGTCGTTGAAATAAGCGGGAACAGTAATTACAGC includes:
- the dnaK gene encoding molecular chaperone DnaK, which codes for MGKVVGIDLGTTNSVVAVMEGGKPVVIANAEGMRTTPSVVAFTKEGERLVGQMARRQTVLNPQNTFYAVKRYIGRKYTELTPESKRVPYTTRRDENGNIKIKCPRLKKDFAPEEISAMVLRKLADEASRYLGQEVTGAVITVPAYFNDSQRQATRDAGRIAGLDVKRILNEPTAASLAYGLERRESQTILVFDLGGGTFDVSILDVGDGVFEVKATSGDTQLGGNDFDSKIVDWLAEQFLEKEGIDLRRNRQALQRLIEAAEKAKIELSGVGVTEINLPFIDANEDGPLHLETRLTRGQFEGLCTDLVQRLRRPVKQALADASLSPSRIDEVVLVGGSTRIPLVQEVVRSLIDREPNQNVNPDEVVAVGAAIQAGILGGDVRDVLLLDVTPLSLGLETIGGVMKKLIPRNTTIPVRRSDIFSTAENNQTVVEIHVIQGERELGRDNKSLGRFKLTGIPPAPRGIPQVQVAFDIDANGMLLVTALDKTTGREQSITVQGASTLTQQEVNQMIRDAEQFAQADKLQREKVEKRNRAEALAYQAERQLREVALDRGMQFAQRSRQRIETLIRELRDSLERNDERGVDQVGSDLQDALYDLSREVSAFAMDDDDDDFFESVKRTFTGDGTKRRSDDSSYYTNAKPYRRSTVDPIPDRPYDRTGDRMNDRMGDRMGDRMGDRMGDRMGDRRSSANRPSRPYQNQSDDWDDDDDWL
- a CDS encoding dynamin family protein, with the protein product MTQMPRQCTSLQEQVDSLVQLLRQESSLRQQDITAVQASLKKAISPEFEIVFAGAFSAGKSMLINALLERELLYSAEGHATGTECYIAFAEPEKERVVLTFLSEFEIRQQASVLCHQLGLTTELNINQTDVVSLLSQGCNIIIETEGGENKSELAKKAKALMLLLEGFEANRDRIQTLENATYSMEQFNFSNLKEAASYARRGSNSAVLKRVEYYCYHPLLQDGNIIIDTPGIDAPVQRDAELTYDKIESPDTSAVVCVLKAASSGEMTMEETELMEKTRGNPGIRDRLFYIFNRIDETWYNTQLRQRLENLINSDFRDTARVYKTSGLLGFYGSLIRGTTGRDRFGLNTIFASSQGRVSGDDKLDSELLGNSEETPQFVSEFNRYCANSGKLSPSRFRISVNSYETPNENYVRILAEQGQPLIGQLIQDSGIEDFRTAITRYLTEEKRPQLFKNLADDLEDLCIQLRKHYQTIQRNLDSQPREIEAMKAQELLRLNQELQQVGEEFREHIAEEVNDMIMNRCDIFDIDFRQLQSRMIRRLDELLDGFSVEAAYGRTLRNHPRNATAPLIAVLVEALYYLANQLEDILVEATKSLVDNYFQYLKDSVRKSEYYRLLYRLLGNDGGIEQQLEDLSKRVSDALVNAAGVECDRYVRESPRFYDEGTFSIYQFRETLQQTSQGYDCENMVDAQPAIRQLLRLDFEPKVSRTIRQTFRQTVNQTLKEHLLPLAQKQADDILQKYSQARDYLEQTLAQEAEEKIARNQRLQAENEQKIQEYDRAVSGINSCLQAMKLHEHLLPVIGQNDSVSVDGE
- a CDS encoding sulfotransferase, whose product is MSAKVLYIQSKQRPDPLSIVKLQNFDYIEGENINPQIIIESPNISLYCLDPQNQQAIFVETPLDIQLSNAPFFYQAQYEYAQRLIAVPLEDLPQLMTAIEEPIEKMIMIYSVGRCGSTLLSKVFNQIETVLSLSEPDVFSQIVGLRNPDGSNDTEIAQLLKICIYLLSKPALKGKQSCCVLKLRSFCIELGDLIYQAFPDSKVIFLYRNAEAVVQSSISAFVYMSTMLPTIAQNIDLYSRFIPLLKEYASDIDFTDSTAIDVYTTAWLSVMQRYRFLQQQGISTCTIRYENLVADPQKIVSAIFDYCGLSLAEVSHACQVFAKDSQSGSNLSKENLSKHEIQIPDILEIRQKVNKLLQKHPEIKTPDFWVPDTLS
- a CDS encoding J domain-containing protein, with the protein product MQNFRNYYLILGVPKDATADEIKKAYRRLARQLHPDVNPGDKSAEDRFKDINEAYDILSDIDKRAQYDQFSKFWKQKGFQGKQGVRLPNFKTWGNSKTTRKKPAEDVDFSDYSDFNKFLDQVLGRRREVRMATANDAPGVASSEPWSTASKKTSYVANSRPPRRDFDDREMRRETVDREMRRDFDDREMRRETVDREMRREIVDREIRRDIADREMRREIRETVDRETRRDIEARLTLPLERAYSGGTERIRLEDGRAIEVNLPPAMVSGQRIRLRNQGIGGGDLYLKITVSPHQFFRLEMSDVCCELPLTPSEAVLGGDVEVPTLDGLVKMKLPPGVTSGKRLRLANKGYPTGNGDRGDQLVEIQVLIPKEISEEERELYEKLRQVESFKPRQDLSV
- a CDS encoding HNH endonuclease → MSKTPRIPIPPEVRKYVFERNKYQCQSCGQTKLETQLTIDHIIPLARGGSNDISNLQTLCGTCNQKKTDKLDPRFRRHFDL